The following are encoded together in the Zingiber officinale cultivar Zhangliang chromosome 8A, Zo_v1.1, whole genome shotgun sequence genome:
- the LOC122008326 gene encoding uncharacterized protein LOC122008326 isoform X2 — translation MPPEPLPWERKEYGFKDHRKHERGDSLGGGGSSFATRWREPYHGSRDFSRGSPRRSLSGHYRQGGSFHQVYPEDFIGHGPTPSRSDRIWSEDDGFRPSSARYFSGYRSSSSSSSSVGCNRENRGSFRRPPYWDVSDFPRQQHHQETHAPSQRPVSAPISSTSQTSPLKKNDKIDCIEDDLSTVHKFNHQDNSLGTIAWKKWNRPTSTKTGRSETENAGTEVALPLEKETPTRSPVASLASNESAPKKPRLGWGQGLAKYEKQKVVGSTEPSVRGISQCLSPSTPSSATCSSSPGTEDKLCSRVGNNDNDDLHVSSFPSFYEEILASLDNLEVNPISSLDSLLVDLFQSEDAFGGDPNLMRHSATNKLSKLKSHVSNAFEKIENKIDLLEKELKAITCDTKANAYQGSLKSEDDSASLLSRRSLDDLSNESKDLKDQQVKCIEESLFDDHEHRPSSRLDEHNTVVKETVLSTLEKELPVCGMEKMVSTLSSNEVETWKASILSEMENSQGGGKPMVPSEAESLSFMNNSVLISCGGMTQRKTESNLVNSIVDSNRNISKFSWEVFNTTFSNDLPGSDVWGFVNFTSCRKHELNVKEKLAVAKRQLKFRERVLTLKFRALHHLWREDLHLLSIKKLRTKSSKRTELSNRSFLNGSQKQRSSIRSQSALPGNITLVPTTEIMNFTSKFLLDSQIKICRNNLKMPAMLLNEKYQRYSKFVTHNGLIEDPVTSEQERGMINPWSHVEKEVFKEMLARYGKDFTKISSFLDHKTTADCIEFYYKSHKSESFKDVKKSLDLRKQQQSLPANTYLVASGKNWNNKTSVASLDLNWNNKTSVASLDLLGAASVMALHNQDTARIEKYAGGSKNLDEANEHTSAQERVAADVLAGICGLVSPESASPYGTSSIDPAKNMKDEESLDEEDTCSDEGCGELDSADWTDEEKAMFIQALSMYSKDFTSISSYMKTRSREQCKIFFSKARKCLSLDTIHQGCANGITPVSLTNGGRSDTDDACIAEMNSAICSTQSCSKIDEDVSQPLVGTNYEGIDHSASTDFHVKNDFEVNDYSASTDFQVKTERSNEQADNVSVRPSLADYRDEVVRQVSIVHDVKQAGSRDDLQSDVPLKENIITSSAIEAVKLHEAADSADSEAKIEGVNNVVSLAERIVSIRKSEQVEECLEGESNRQTASLVTDAGIAGCFPSGNMEKEVDIKPSLDREIELSNKKLINANFTTNGDDPLWSMKDSVQSVPSIVSAPKANGYHHLTSDSNSQGQVQVDAHPSATEKPRSTLKQENGHSLLVNSFMSDPANICFGGAPSFLYETTLNFEEHGNNRHQNSIKRDLSQQYMLRNLPLSQVNQSMHILRGYPLQSLKQEANAETNIHASKKPSQLQVETMKTGAFQLNHLFSSDKHWDKSNVSTPHSVSAPLHSARSENQSDAEFRTCSKNAGAKVEEHKPGDVKLFGKILSVTSSSQKSDSSFLESDKKPSLPKMDSTLKMNPHDNVKSASQLVSNASACRVNLETTYGFWDGKRIQTGFSSLPDTAAMFLKYQGSPTIISHYPAKDGIPGCNGIVPEHQQSHVQQMSSNVMQIENIPELQKRTRTETIPGFQQQVRVMPLGTNMLGGGMLVGSGVVSDPVSALKMHFAARANLYGSDPEL, via the exons ATGCCTCCCGAGCCGTTGCCATGGGAGAGGAAGGAGTACGGCTTCAAGGACCACCGGAAGCACGAGCGCGGTGATTCTCTTGGCGGTGGCGGATCCTCGTTTGCTACGAGGTGGAGGGAACCCTACCACGGGTCCCGTGACTTTTCTCGTGGCTCCCCCCGCCGATCCCTCTCTG GTCATTACCGGCAGGGCGGAAGTTTCCACCAGGTTTACCCGGAAGATTTCATTGGTCACGGGCCCACACCATCTCGCTCTGACAGAATTTGGTCGGAAGATGATGGCTTTAGGCCGTCTTCTGCTAGATACTTTAGCGGCTACCGCAGCagtagcagcagcagcagcagtgtTGGATGCAACAGGGAGAACCGAGGATCATTTCGGCGACCCCCATATTGGGATGTTAGTGACTTCCCCAGACAGCAACACCATCAGGAAACCCATGCGCCCTCTCAGAGGCCAGTCAGCGCTCCGATTTCTTCAACATCTCAGACCTCTCCCTTAAAAAAGAATGATAAAATTGATTGTATCGAGGATGACTTGAGCACAGTTCACAAATTTAATCATCAGGACAATTCTCTAGGTACAATAGCCTGGAAGAAATGGAACCGTCCAACCTCAACTAAGACAGGAAGATCTGAAACGGAGAATGCTGGAACTGAGGTAGCCTTACCACTTGAGAAGGAAACTCCTACCCGGTCTCCAGTAGCTTCTCTTGCTTCGAATGAAAGTGCACCGAAGAAGCCAAGACTTGGATGGGGCCAAGGGCTTGCTAAGTATGAGAAGCAGAAGGTAGTAGGATCTACAGAACCTTCAGTACGAGGTATTTCTCAATGCTTGTCACCCTCGACTCCATCTTCTGCAACTTGCAGCTCATCACCAG GCACTGAAGATAAACTTTGCAGCAGGGTTGGTAATAATGATAACGATGATTTGCACGTGTCATCATTTCCTTCTTTCTATGAGGAAATCCTCGCTAGTTTGGATAATCTGGAAGTTAATCCTATCAGTTCATTGGATTCCCTTCTAGTTGATCTATTTCAATCAGAGGATGCATTTGGTGGCGATCCCAATTTAATGAGGCATTCTGCTACAAACAAATTGTCAAAATTGAAGTCGCATGTTTCAAATGCATTTGAAAAAATTGAGAATAAAATTGATTTACTAGAAAAGGAGCTCAAGGCAATTACTTGTGATACTAAAGCTAATGCTTATCAAGGTTCCTTGAAATCAGAAGATGATTCTGCTTCTCTGCTAAGTAGAAGGTCATTGGatgatttatcaaatgaatccAAGGATTTGAAGGATCAGCAGGTGAAATGCATAGAAGAGTCCTTGTTTGATGACCATGAGCACAGGCCTTCCAGTAGACTTGATGAACATAATACTGTGGTTAAAGAAACAGTATTGTCTACTTTAGAAAAGGAACTCCCTGTTTGTGGCATGGAGAAAATGGTCTCAACTCTGTCGTCAAATGAAGTGGAAACTTGGAAAGCTAGTATATTATCAGAGATGGAAAATTCACAAGGAGGGGGAAAGCCAATGGTTCCATCTGAAGCTGAGAGTCTTAGTTTTATGAATAACAGTGTTTTAATAAGCTGTGGTGGTATGACACaaagaaagacagaatctaatttaGTAAATTCAATTGTGGATTCGAACAggaatatatcaaaattttcctGGGAGGTGTTTAATACAACATTCTCTAATGATCTGCCGGGCTCAGATGTTTGGGGATTTGTTAATTTTACTTCATGTCGCAAGCATGAGTTGAACGTCAAAGAGAAGCTTGCTGTTGCAAAGCGTCAACTAAAATTCAGAGAGAGAGTTCTTACTCTTAAATTTAGAGCATTACATCACTTGTGGAGGGAGGACCTGCACTTACTTTCAATAAAAAAGCTTCGCACTAAGTCAAGCAAGCGGACTGAACTTAGCAACCGGTCTTTCCTAAATGGCTCCCAAAAGCAACGTTCTTCAATCCGATCACAGTCTGCTTTGCCTG GTAACATAACCCTTGTtcctacaacagaaataatgaaCTTTACAAGCAAATTTCTATTGGATTCACAAATCAAGATTTGTAGAAATAATTTGAAGATGCCGGCAATGCTATTAAATGAGAAGTATCAAAGGTACAGTAAGTTTGTTACCCACAATGGATTAATAGAAGATCCTGTGACTTCTGAGCAAGAAAGGGGAATGATAAACCCATGGTCTCATGTTGAGAAAGAAGTTTTCAAGGAGATGCTTGCTAGGTATGGTAAAGATTTTACTAAGATATCTTCCTTTCTGGATCATAAAACGACAGCAGACTGCATTGAATTTTATTACAAAAGCCACAAGTCAGAGAGTTTCAAAGACGTGAAGAAATCTTTAGATCTCAGAAAGCAACAGCAATCCTTACCAGCCAATACATACCTTGTAGCATCAGGAAAGAACTGGAATAATAAAACAAGTGTTGCATCTCTTGATTTGAACTGGAATAATAAAACAAGTGTTGCATCTCTTGATTTGTTGGGTGCTGCATCTGTTATGGCTTTACACAATCAAGACACTGCAAGGATCGAAAAGTATGCTGGAGGTAGTAAGAATTTAGATGAGGCAAATGAGCACACATCTGCTCAAGAAAGAGTAGCTGCTGATGTATTAGCAGGCATTTGTGGCTTGGTGTCTCCTGAGTCTGCCAGCCCATATGGTACCAGTTCTATTGATCCTGCTAAGAATATGAAGGATGAGGAGAGCTTGGATGAGGAGGATACCTGTTCAGATGAGGGCTGTGGAGAATTGGACTCGGCTGATTGGACAGATGAGGAGAAAGCGATGTTTATCCAAGCTCTGAGCATGTACAGCAAGGATTTTACAAGCATCTCAAGTTACATGAAGACAAGATCCCGGGAACAGTGCAAGATCTTCTTCAGTAAGGCTCGAAAGTGCCTTTCTCTTGATACAATTCATCAAGGTTGTGCCAATGGGATTACACCAGTAAGTCTAacaaatggaggaagaagtgatACAGACGATGCTTGCATTGCAGAGATGAACTCTGCAATCTGTAGTACTCAATCCTGTTCCAAAATTGACGAGGATGTCTCCCAGCCTTTAGTTGGAACCAATTATGAAGGGATTGACCATTCTGCAAGCACTGATTTCCATGTCAAAAATGACTTTGAGGTGAATGATTATTCTGCAAGCACTGATTTCCAGGTCAAAACTGAAAGATCAAATGAGCAGGCTGACAATGTATCAGTTAGACCTAGTCTGGCGGATTATAGGGATGAAGTAGTTAGGCAGGTGTCTATTGTTCATGATGTCAAGCAGGCAGGCAGCAGGGACGACCTTCAATCTGATGTACCTCTAAAGGAAAACATCATTACTTCATCAGCAATTGAAGCTGTGAAGCTTCATGAGGCTGCAGATTCTGCTGATAGCGAAGCAAAAATTGAGGGAGTTAATAATGTTGTTTCTCTGGCTGAGCGGATTGTTTCAATTAGAAAAAGTGAACAAGTTGAAGAATGCCTAGAAGGAGAGTCAAATCGGCAAACTGCTAGTTTGGTTACTGATGCAGGTATTGCTGGATGTTTTCCTTCTGGAAATATGGAAAAGGAAGTAGATATAAAACCATCACTTGATCGGGAGATTGAGTTGTCAAACAAAAAATTGATAAATGCCAATTTCACAACCAATGGCGATGACCCTCTTTGGTCTATGAAAGATTCAGTTCAAAGTGTGCCTTCAATAGTCTCAGCACCTAAGGCCAATGGTTATCACCATCTGACCTCTGATTCCAACTCTCAGGGGCAAGTACAAGTTGATGCACACCCATCTGCTACAGAGAAACCCCGGTCCACATTGAAGCAGGAAAATGGACATTCTTTGCTAGTGAATTCATTTATGTCAGATCCAGCTAATATATGTTTTGGTGGCGCTCCTAGCTTCTTGTATGAGACTACTTTAAACTTTGAGGAACACGGGAATAACAGGCATCAAAATTCGATAAAACGAGATCTGAGCCAACAGTATATGCTCAGAAATTTGCCTCTCAGCCAAGTCAATCAGAGTATGCATATTCTCAGAGGCTATCCACTGCAATCATTAAAACAAGAAGCCAATGCGGAAACAAACATTCATGCAAGCAAGAAACCGAGTCAGCTTCAGGTGGAAACCATGAAAACTGGAGCCTTCCAATTGAATCATTTGTTTTCATCTGATAAACACTGGGACAAAAGCAATGTTTCTACTCCGCATTCGGTGTCAGCTCCATTACATTCTGCAAGAAGCGAAAATCAATCAGATGCTGAGTTTAGAACATGTTCCAAGAATGCTGGTGCCAAGGTAGAGGAACACAAACCTGGAGATGTGAAGCTGTTTGGAAAAATTCTTAGCGTGACATCTTCTTCACAGAAATCTGATTCTTCCTTCCTTGAAAGTGATAAAAAACCCTCATTGCCTAAGATGGATAGTACTTTAAAAATGAATCCTCACGATAATGTTAAAAGTGCTAGTCAATTAGTCTCAAATGCTAGTGCATGCCGAGTAAACTTGGAGACAACTTACGGTTTCTGGGATGGCAAGAGAATACAGACTGGTTTTTCTTCATTGCCGGATACTGCTGCAATGTTTTTAAAGTATCAAGGCAGCCCAACTATCATATCGCATTATCCAGCCAAAGATGGTATCCCAGGCTGTAATGGCATCGTGCCGGAACATCAGCAATCCCATGTGCAGCAAATGTCTTCTAATGTGATGCAAATAGAGAACATTCCGGAGCTGCAGAAGAGGACTAGAACTGAGACGATCCCAGGGTTTCAGCAGCAAGTTAGGGTAATGCCTCTGGGCACAAACATGCTGGGGGGAGGAATGTTGGTTGGCAGTGGAGTGGTGTCGGATCCAGTTTCTGCTCTGAAGATGCATTTTGCTGCAAGGGCAAACCTATATGGCAGCGATCCCGAACTGTAG